ATTACACCCATCAGCGCCTGACGACCCAGAAGTGCAAATTTCATACGTACCCCGATATCATTGGAATTTTGAGTGTAGTGTAAGGTGTTCGGCCGTAAGGTCAAACACGACTGCGCTACATGTTATTCATTTTTAATATATATCAGAAGTTGTTTCGCGGTGGACTTTCTGCTTCACCGCCACCGGCATTTGCGATTTGTATTGCGCATATTTGCGCAGCGCAATCCGGTAGTTATTGGTGCTGGTCGCAGGCAGCCACGGCTCCAGATTTTCGTCCAGATAACCGTTGGTCAAAAGCTCGCGTGAGATATTTTGCGAGGTCAGATGCTGGCCAAGGCGACGCAGACGGACAACATATTCCCGCACCGTTCCATGGCTCATCTCTGTCTGTTCAAACAGGAACTGCTTGAAGCCGATAATGTCGAAAAAGTCGCTCTGCTCTTTACAGTGCAGATCGCCACAAAAACGACATAACGCCACCCACTCTTTTTGCTCCTCCAGCCATCCGGCTTCATCCAGCAGGGTATCGAGACGGGAGATCGCAATTTTATTGACGATCTCTCCACGACGGACCAGCGTGATGCGGTCGAGCAATTTATGGCAATGGGCGCAATGCGTCTGGCTGTGTTTAAAGTCTTTCAGGTAGCGGCTTAGTGGCCGTCTTTTAGATTGCTGCACCGTCATGATAACTCCTGGTTGTCAATACGTTGTGCGGCACTTAACGGGTGACAGGGATCACCTATAACTTACCCAGCTTGGTACGTAAGCGTTTAATGGCCTGACTATGCAGCTGGCTAACCC
This DNA window, taken from Leclercia adecarboxylata, encodes the following:
- the fliZ gene encoding flagella biosynthesis regulatory protein FliZ, whose protein sequence is MTVQQSKRRPLSRYLKDFKHSQTHCAHCHKLLDRITLVRRGEIVNKIAISRLDTLLDEAGWLEEQKEWVALCRFCGDLHCKEQSDFFDIIGFKQFLFEQTEMSHGTVREYVVRLRRLGQHLTSQNISRELLTNGYLDENLEPWLPATSTNNYRIALRKYAQYKSQMPVAVKQKVHRETTSDIY